GAGGCGTTCTACAGCGACGTGGCGAACTCCTGACGCTGCGTATCGACCGATGACCGCCCGGATCCGCGGATCCGGGCGGTTTTTCGTGGCCCGCAACCGAGCGATGTGTTCCCGGTCACTACGCCGAATGTGAGCAGCGACACGGTAACCCATGATCACTTATCGGGGCAGAAGCGTATTCACTCGGACATAGCCGGACGGCGACCGCTTACCCCCCGCCACTTCTCCCCCGCCCCGTACCCGGGACCGCTCCGCCCCAACCCCCAGTATTTCCCGGTCCACGCCCCCGACCGGGAAGGTCACCGCCATGCCGGAAGACACCCCCGTCCCGCACGACCAGCTCGACATCAACCCGGCCCGGCACCGGCGGCCCCGGTGGCATCCCGGTAACCGCTGGCTGATCACCGGAGCGGCCGCCCTGGTCGGCCTCGGCCTGACCGGCGTCGCGGTCACCGCCAACCGCGCCGACGAGCCGCAGCAGCCCACCGCAGTCGTGCTCGACGCCGACGCCCGCGCCGAGGCCGACGCCCGCGCCGACCGATCGGTACGCGAATCCGCTCCACCGGCCAGTCCCACGCCCAGCCCCACCACGGCCAGCCCGTCCCCGAGCGCCACGACGGCCGCCCCCTCGGCCAGCGCCAGCACCCCGGCCCCCACCCGCAAGGCCACCCGGAAGGCCACCGCCACGGCGAAGCCCAAGCCGGAGCCGACCCGGGCGAAGACCGCCAGCGCGCCGAAGCCCAGCTGGGTCAACCCGATGCCCGGGGCCTCCGTCACCTCCTGCTACGGACCGCGGTGGGGCGTCCTGCACGCCGGCATCGACCTGGCCGCGCCGGCCGGCACCCCGGTCCGGGCCGCCGCCGCCGGCACGGTCGTCAACGCCGGCTGGGACTTCGCCGGGTACGGCATCTCGGTGGTCCTCGACCACGGCAACGGCTACCTGACCCACTACGCCCACCTCAGCGAGGCGACGGTCGCCGTGGGAGCCTCGGTCGACGCCGGCCAGCGGATCGGCAGCGAGGGCTCGACCGGCGACTCCACCGGCCCGCACCTGCACTTCGAGGTACACCAGGGACAGTTGTGGAACCAGCTCGACCCCGCCCCGTTCATGCGCGAACGCGGCGTGGACCTCGGCTGCTGACCGTCGCGGGCCCGGCCCTCGACGGAGCGGTCAGAGCTTGTCGATCGGCGCGTGCCGGAGCACCAGCCAGATCTTCTGGTCACCGAAGTCGATCTGGGCTCGGGCACCCGCGCCGTGCCCCTCGACGGCGAGCACCCGGCCCAGGCCGTACCGCTGGTGGTTCACCCGGTCCCCGGTCGCGACCTTGGGGCCCTGGGGCAGCTCGCTGGCCGTGGCCAGCCGGCTGCCGTCGACCCCGAGCCGCTTGGCCAGCTGCGCCGCCTTCGGGGTGCCCCCGGCGAAGCCGCCGGTGCGCTCGCCGAAGCCGCCGGGGCGGTCCGCCCGGCCGCCGACCCCACCGCCGCCACCACCCCAGGCGGTGTACGACCCCTCGGTACGCTCCCAGCGGACCAGCTCCGGCGGCAGCTCCTCCAGGAACCTCGACGGCGGGTTGTAGGCCGGCTGACCCCAGGCCGACCGGGTCACCGCCCGGGACAGGTAGAGCCGCTGCCGGGCCCGGGTGATGCCGACGTACGCCAGCCGGCGCTCCTCCTCCAACTCCCGGGTGTCGCCCAGCGAGCGCAGGTGCGGGAAGACGCCGTCCTCCAGCCCGGTCAGGAAGACCACCGGGAACTCCAGCCCCTTGGCGGTGTGCAGGGTCATCAGGGTGACCACACCCTGGTGGGGGGTGTCGTCGTCGGCCTCGGTGCCCTCGGGCGGCTTGGGGATCTGGTCGGCGTCGGCGACCAGGGCGACCTGCTCCAGGAAACCGGCCAGGGTGGCCCGCTCGTCCTCGGCGCCGCTGGCCTCGACCCGCTCGGTGTACTCCCGGGCAACGCTCAC
Above is a window of Micromonospora yangpuensis DNA encoding:
- a CDS encoding M23 family metallopeptidase codes for the protein MPEDTPVPHDQLDINPARHRRPRWHPGNRWLITGAAALVGLGLTGVAVTANRADEPQQPTAVVLDADARAEADARADRSVRESAPPASPTPSPTTASPSPSATTAAPSASASTPAPTRKATRKATATAKPKPEPTRAKTASAPKPSWVNPMPGASVTSCYGPRWGVLHAGIDLAAPAGTPVRAAAAGTVVNAGWDFAGYGISVVLDHGNGYLTHYAHLSEATVAVGASVDAGQRIGSEGSTGDSTGPHLHFEVHQGQLWNQLDPAPFMRERGVDLGC